The Montipora foliosa isolate CH-2021 chromosome 6, ASM3666993v2, whole genome shotgun sequence genome includes the window ctaaaatgtttcatggacattaattatttcggatccggtatatgaaaaacttgaaaaaaggattgaaattagtatttcttttgttggagaagtcatttcaaaaaCTTGTGCGTTTTTTAACCTCTCCGCCTGCGACCGGTTGGTTTCAGatgttttcttgctttttcaaattcaatgaagctctcgcactcgtttttgaaatattacgaCACCACCCCTGCTCTATGCACTTTTAATTCTGTATGCAATTACTGAGCAGAATTTCAGTACAAATactttcgttttttttctcatttataCTTCAGTCACGAAAACCGCATGAACGTCACCCCCAAATAAGGGTATGCTCTGCTCACCATGTGGGCCATTGTTAGAAGTGTTTCGGTTGCCTCTTCGTCGTTGTTAAATTTCTGGAGGTAAAGGTGATCAGCAACTATCATGACCTCTAAGTATTTTTCTTTATAAGATCTTGCCTTCCTTGTCAGTTCGCGTTCCTTGGAGATACTTCGCTTCGCTCGTGCTTTTGGTAAGATAACAATTTGAAAGTATTAATGATGAGTAAACAGCCAGCATCAGGCCGTCCCCTTTTTTATACGTTTTAACCATCGATTGGGTTTCGTAAtcattgggtcggtcggtcgaagtaaaaaaaaatatatcagaaacaaaaagtcaaaaaaggaaaaaatagtgCAAGCAAACTCAGGAGAAACCAGTTTGAAGCCGCAGAAAGAGTCAAGTGGCAGCGGGAGGAGACTAGTCAGGAGAGTTAGACGtttaaaacgtatttttcagAAAGCCTCTCCTGTGGACGAGTGTCGCATTTACTCTGGGGTTAAAGCTGAAACTGAAAATCAAGTTGTATAGCtcagtttaaaaacaaaatgttttgcCAAGCTATTACCTTCTTGATATCCCAATTTTGACAACCCGCCAAAAATATGGGTCAGTCGGACGACGGTTAGCAAAGAAAAACTCCCGGTGGGACTGCCTAACCAAAACATATTTCCCCACACTTACGAATCTCTCCCGAGCAAGGGTTTTTTTTGGCATCAGAGCTTTCTAAAACctcttgcctttttctccgcTTGCGATATCTTTAGAGGGTCCGCCATCTTGTAATTTAGTGGTGTTTGACGAATtacttttcctgttttttttcccTATGGAACCATTACTTTTGGCGACAAGGATAATGAGAGCATACAGGAGCAAGTTTAACTTACGAGACATGGACGTATGTTTAGGTGAAATAAATGGCCCTACGGCCTTCAACGTTGTTGAGGCACAATCCATAAATTCTTCGATTCGAGCTAAGCTGGACATGATGTTATGCATGATAATCATTCTATCCTTTGTAGACGGAGAGCAGTTAttaggaaaataaataaatacgacATTCGACACTGTTGGTGAGCCTGCCAAGCTTTCACAGCGCTGGCGCGTTTGAACTTTTTGTGACTGCATCAGGTATTAATGTTCCGACGCAAACGGCAAGTAATGTGGCAAATACGAGAAgcagtgtttcatcggatatccaaacaccgagaagcgagtcgAAAAACGAGGCCTAAGGCCGAGACTTTTAACCGAATTCGGGGTCTTTGGATATCTGATGACACACTATTTCGAGTATTTGATATAATTGCTTCTCGAAGGATTTAAGAGATATTTGAGATTAAAGTTGGCGAAATTATATGCCAGTTAAGACCACATATTCAAACTTCCTCCACTGTAGTGATTTCGTTCGTTTTTGGcgtatgaattattaatgactttGAGAAATTTATTTCGCACTGACAACTTAACCTTAGCTAAGCTTTTAGACGGAGTAAGCCAATATCGCGATAAAGCAGAGCTTTTCCTCATGCCTGGGGTGCAAGTTGGTGCAAATAAACAGGGTACATGCAGATAAACAGCAAATTAAGTCACAAAATTCAAGAAATAAATGCTACACATGTGACAGAGTGGTCACATGGAAAGCCGGGACTAAAGGATGTTTACATGATCACGTTTGCGAAACTTGAGGCAAAATCGgtcattttgctgtttgttgtCGATATTTCCAAGACCAACCCACCATCCCGCACAGCACACTTACAACGCCCCAAAGGGCGGTAGCGAGTTAAAGTCCTAGCTATAGCCCAGCAAGAAATTAACGCTATTGTGATAAACAAGATGATTCCTTCTATGTCTCTGCAGCTTCTGTTGATGAAGAAGTTGAGACACTTCCAACCAAGGCCTGCATCCTTGTTGCGGTAGAGCGCAGGGATAAGGATAGACTCCTGCCAATTATCCGCGCTCAAATATAGCCAGGATCATGCGTGATGAGCGACATGTGGAAAGCTTACGATTGCCAAGAAGAGGAGGTGAGGGCTAtcatcatctcacagttaaccatcatataaacttcgtcgacccggCCACGTGCGCTCACACGCAGGGCATTAAAAATACACGGTGGGGAGTAAAACGAAATATGCCTCGTACAGGAACATCCGTGGATCTGCACTAGCAAAAGTGAACCTTTCGGAAACATCATTGAACGTAACATATCGCCGATTTGTACAATGTGCGATAGAGAGCCCTCTCTATGCACCGTTTGCGATTCGGCGGAAAGAGCCGTGCATTatacaggaaagaaaacaagcCTTCACTTTGCAGTCCTTTGGTGAATTGACAAAGAGACAAAGGACAATTTTAAGAGCAAAAAGAAGGTAGGCATTCAATATCTGCTAACTTTTATTTGGTCCGTTTGTTTTGTATATGAGAATCTGAACCGCATTTATACAAAGATTTCTTGAAACTCCCCTTCTTTCGCTTAGTTTGAAATTGACAAATGGCTAATATTACAGGAAAGGTGCAAAAATAACATTGCATGAAAacgttcgattttccgtatttcaatCAGAAGTTCGACCGATATTTTTGAAGTCCATATGGACTTGTTTTTTCCTCGATTTCGTCTAAAATTCCCATATTTTTCCCATCGAGAGTGGTCGCCGTCACTGTCTTCGCTCAAGGGCGatcttttgacgtcatttcaaCCGATTTCGATAAAACTGGTTTCGACTCGGAGTACATTCGTATACCAATTCAGCTGCCCGAACGAAACCCGAAATTTAACAGCCCATTGATCGAGTGACCCAATGAGCACATCAAGGCCCCTTACCACCTACATCGATGACTTGTCATCAATGaggtaaaaaaaggaaaaaaaattaaaaagaaaaaaggctgTTAGTATTTCAGAATTTAATCCACTGTGTATTTACTAAAAGACCACAAAAAATGTCCTTGATTTAACAAATATCCTGAAGCAAAAGAATAGTTAAAAGCCAAAGAAAATGCGACttcaaggaaaaaaataggCCAAGCATAGAATAGAAATGTGACGGAACGGTTAAATTAAGCCGCATAATTGACGAAATTTGCCAAGATTCTCTCTTCTTGGCTGGCcttaatttatttttactgttttttccCCGCCATGTAATTTAGAATAATTTTATAACTTTCAAGAAATTTATGTTTCGAGTTTTAAAGGCTATTTAAAAGTGCATTATTGGAAACTTATTGTAGCTGGGAGATGGTGCAAATTTGTAATTCATATGTAGACCCTTTTCCAAGTAGCATGAATGGGATCATAAATCTGAACATTTTTTACAACACCTCGACGACTGGCAAGGTGCCACTGAACGAGGAATTTAGCAGGCGATCTTAGGCTAATACTAGAAGTCAATCCTGTATAATCCCGGGCTACAATTCCCCAGCTGATTGGTCCGCAACGAAGTAGGTGTACGAGGGATTGCTCTTGCCGAATGCAAAATCGTGTGCAGAATGCAATGCCACTCTAGCTACGTTTTGTTGCCGCAGaagcaacaaaagaaaattaacatttGCATGgaaatagagctcaattcccagggGATTAGTTAGAGACACCAACATTGCTGCCGTTCCTTTGTCTAgggacaccaatatggccgtcgtgacgtcacgtgaaaacgctcTCTAGCCAATACCATAAACTAATGGGCCACATCACCgtgttcttttttgttttgaaagtgaTTCCTTTCCCGCTACTAGATATACGTAACAGAACTATAAGCTAGTGAAAGAgcataggaaaaaaaaataataataaaaaaaaaaaaatatatatatatatatatatatataaatattttaagaggaaaaaaggacgccactacatttcccgacaagcctgtttcgtgaatcgcttcactcttcaggggtttaatgaaagaatattcatgagactatcgtgtatatactaagagaatttgcataatcgattacgcggtaaacttaaaaagttaaaagttcagctgttgcgtagcaacgctttgtttctgtgtcggcatgaagatacaagttcgttacgcttatttagtgatgagaggtcaggtcggcaaattatcaggaattcctctttgaggcagaggttgcatcttttgctggagctgttgtagggagagctagatgataagacgcgccaggaaatagaatagtcaatgttgtcgttcttgagtgaccagatgtgtttgctaagttcggtggagtttttgtgcttggcgtggaggaatgatgcgatgtggtttctgtgtcttgttttgaagtcggtttctgtgagtccaatgtatgtttcagaggtgctgttgtcgttccgtgtgacggtggcttggtgaacgactgaagattgaaggcagttaccgttgagcgggcaattgttcttttgtcggcagttacatgttttgttggtactcgtgccgtctttgttgtctttcgtgtaagatgagtaaggcgagtgtaagatgcgcttgttgtggttgtcgatgatctgtttggtgttattcatacagctgtaactgatcttgatggtgttacggttaaatattttgcggaggctgtgatccttagggaagtgtttgtcaattaggctgaggaatttgtgtccgatgttggtgttgacgttcttgctaaatggagggttgtaccagagaatgttgtttcgccgtctgtttttgcgtttggcagtcgtgatgggttcgtagtggagggtgtattgatatccgcctgcgtcaagtgctttctggtacgggggagcggctttgtcgaatgaagctttgtccgatgaaagggatgaaagtcgtttgttgatgccggcaggaaggaaaacttccttctttcacagctacaagacctcagcatcaacgtaggactctacagagacgacggactagcaaccactaacaccacaccgagagataccgaaaacataaagaaggaaatttgccgaatcttcaaccgcaacgggctacgtatcaccatcgaagcaaacaaaaagatcatcagcttcctagacgtcactttcaacctaaacaacagcacctaccaaccctacacaaagcccaacaccacactacagtacgtacaccgcgagagcaatcatccaccgatcaccacaaagaacatatttagcaaagactatcacatgaaggataagcgtgacaaagctaatgagaaaattcaggaagaactggacataccgattaccgagataaagaacaagataattggcctgcgttcgcagcttagtcgtgaagttgctaaaacaaaccaaaatgataaaacatgttttaagatgttttatgccgtttggccactctgtaaaacatcggcatgttttaacctaaaacatgtttaagcatgttttacggtaaaacatttaccgtttggacaggccttaaaAGTTTAATTTAGAGCCTTACCTTCTTCATGACTGTCAGCCTCCAAATAGGGCTTTATTTCTTCCACGGTCATTCCATGATGTAATTTCGAGAGCTGAAAGTAAAGGGGTTTTGTCTTGAAATACTGACTTAAAAATCATTGCACAAATTCGGCGGTCGACTTGTACTGATGGTCATCTACTAAGAAGGGAGAGAGGAAAATGTtattaatgatgatgacgatggtcATGACAAAGAAGATGGCTTTGACGGTCACGATAATGGAGCTCGCTGTTTAGCTTAACCCTTTTACCGCCGAGGGCttccctattgacgagtaaaatcgtctggcgttagacagagtaaaatctaagtGTCAATGGCATTTATGGTAGTGAAAGGATTAAGGGATATCTCCCCGAAATAATAATcttaaaccaaacaaaaaaatgtcttCACTAAATCACATTACGTCGTCACTATTCAAAAAATCTGTTTTTTCGGAAAAGAGAATTTTAGAGCGcttagtttgaattttaaatctCCCAGGCGctgctgccatcttgaataattgtgacatgtTACGTTGCtctataggccactttcgatatattaaaattcagcttgagtAAGACGTTTAGAAGACAAAGAGAAAGGAAAATGGATGATATGCTAGTATCTTTCAAATTCATTGAGCCcttgcggggctcggaaaagtactacgcaactcgcaaaatatatCCGCACGTATTTTATGTTAAACTATCGaatgtattagttattgtacagaaaatGTGCGAAACGAGTGCAAATATGCCACGATGGTACAGTGAGTTATTTGTACAGCagaaaaccggtttgactagttgAAGTGCTGACGTTTGCCCTGAGTTTGTCACGTACAATTAAATCTGTCACATGTCGATTGTATCGTTTACAATTCAATAGCTAAAAATCTAATACGAAAAAGATggataataattaaaatagctGGCTGGACGATCTAGTGTGTAGTATCTTTGGATATTTTCACTGATGATACTACACACTAAAATGTCCAATAAATCGTACAACAGGAACGCCCAAAAATTATGGGTTAATCTCTCCTGgtttattttctaaaacacacaaaaaagaaaaaaattgatgcGTGCAGTTACggatatttgtagagcatggtataataataatgatggcTAAGTCAATCAGAACTTGATAATCCAATGATCAAGTTTTTAAGAGCAGTTTTTACTGTCCACAAGTCCATACCtcattttcttctgattttaGCAATTTGAAACCAAGTGTTCCTGCAAACGGTAAACGTtgccaaaataaaatgaaataaaataaagagcAGACGTTTATTATTAACTACTTGATAACCTTGCCCGCttggtcgttacagcaaaatcacaaactgaggccttgccgtattgaccgagcgatagcgaggtcaatagagctcttcaatgggatgtcaaaaggccaagtggatgttatgcataatcagatcgggcaagttcgggcgatcaagttgcgcgtgtgacccgttaaaatattttttccacaaaatgttcccgaatcgtcaagtatcaccacagaagacaagaacatcattctaaacgCTTGTTCTTctcaaaaagtaggttctggaggtaattttgagagtggaaatcaagtacACGACAGACGATAAATACAAGAGACGCTAATCTCATTTTGACATGAAAATGCTATACTATttccataaaaactatccagttaagctcgcatattacacagcatgatgaattcataaaagccaccttttccagccaaaaatgttttgaaacaaacaacatatttgctataagaggcaaaacccccttcctatttcattacgtgagTGAAGAGAAAAAATCTCAATCGTGTCCAAACCGTTTcgatgaagaaccttttcctcgaataatgaagcacaaaatagatgagaagctttgtttcaaataattcttggctgtcacatttccaactaTTTTTTTACTTGTGAAGACTGtgcagacaacagagatcacaaatccacttaaggtgttcgattcgttctctgtctttgttgaacccgtaagttacaagagaattttccatttggtttcagtgttctacataacagcacacttggtaaaatatttgaaatacaggtcactttgatttcggctcggcCGGCCATAGATTGCGACCCAGTAATAAGGTAAAGAGTGAGTCTAGCTAGAGCCATAGTTAACGGACTACGCTCATGCGCCTCGTCATACTATTTTGACTGTATATCGCATACAAAAGTTGTAACTGctgagataataataataataataataataataataataataataataataataataataacaacaacaacaacaacaataataataataataataataataataataataactggaAGCTACTGAGGGATATAAGTTGTCGAGGCCTATAAGCGCCAAGGCCCTATCTAATGTATATTGATGATCTGAAAGTGTTTGCGTCCTCTGAAGCTAAGCTCAACAGAGTTTTAAAATCTACCAGTGCCGCCATAGAGAACATTGGACTAACATGGAATCCTAAGAAGTGCAATGTGATTCATGTGAGGAAAGGGGCTCAAGTGCATGATGCAGCAGGTGTGAGGTTACGTCACGAGGGGGTCGTGGAAAGCCTGGACGCGTGTTCTACTTACAAGTTTCTAGGGGTGAGAGAGACTGTGATGCAGGATGAGAGGCTGGCATTGGAATGTGCGGCAAAGGCTTACCTGCAAAGGTTGTCATTAATTTGGATTAGCCCTTTGTCTGATTCCAACCGTGTGACTGCAAGTAACCAGTTTGCTCTTCCAGTCCTCTCCTATTTGATGTGGACTCAGCATTGGCCTATTACAGAGCTTAGAGTGATCGACAGAGAGGCGAGAAAGATAATATGTGAGAACGGAGGGAAGCATCCGCTAAGTTCGACGGCTATGTTGTATCCACCCAGGGACAAGGGTGGGCGTGGCCTACGCGCAATTGAGCAAGAATACAAGctaacaaaaatcaaatctgCAATTAAGCTGTATGAGAATACAGATCCTACCATGAGGCTAGTTCAGAAATTTGAAGAGAGGGCGAGTGAGAAGGGATTCACTTCGTTGGTTAAGGAGGCATGCAAGTACGCGGAGGAGCTGGACACGGGTTTGAATTTGAACTATCCGAACCCGTCATGCAGCCTGCGCCAAGCACCGGATACAGACATTCTAGGGAAGAAAGTTAAGGGTTATTTGAGGAGGACTGTGACGGAGAAGATACAGGAAGAGATTGAGAGCGAGCAGTGGCATGGTCGCTTTCTGTGTGCATGGTGGCAGGACGAAGATCTGAGCATGGATGAGTGTTTCGCTTGGCTACGGGAGCGGCCCTCAGCACCCACCTATACGATTACTGGGGTACTGGAGCTTTACGAACAGCTCACCCCTACTAGAGTGTATCCAAATATCAAAACAGGAACTTCACAAGGAGAGATCACGTGTAGGTTGTGCGGAGGCGCTGCAGAAACTCTTGCGCATGTTCTTGCGGGATGTCCCGCTTTAGCACAGTCCAAGTACTTGGAGCGACACAACGCTGCACTTCAGGTGTTGTTCTTTGAGGTGTGTAAAGGCCTGCAGCTAATGGACTCAGTACCACCATGGTACTCGTTAGTGGCGCCCAAACCAGTGTACGAATCTCCGGAAGCTCAAGTTTACTGGGATGTACCAGTGTATGCCGAACAAAGCTATGTCAAGGCCAACAGAGTGGACGTCAGATTTGTGGATCACAGGAGGAAACGAGTCTGGGCAGTTGAAATGAGTTGCCTCTGGTCAGACAACCGTAGGAAAAAGGAGAGGgagaagacggaaaagtatgcTCCACTGCGCTGGGAGTTAAGGAAGCAGTACCCtgactattttttttcttagaattttaggatttaggattttaaggattattattatatatatatattttacaggtattttatcattttaaaacgCTCCTTTATATAGAGACTTATGTTCCGTAAGAGGACATAGGCTGCGCTTTGCGCCCTATGTACTTTTAATATTAGTGCACCCATACGTGTATACTGCAGATAATaatagtactactactactactaccactactactactactactactactactactactactaccactactactactactactactactactactactactactactactactactactactactactactactactactactactactactactactactactactactactactactactactactactaccaccactactactactactactactactactactactactaccactactactactactactactactaccactactactactactactactactactactaccactactactactactactactaccactactactactactactactactactactactactactactactactactactactacttctactactactactactactactaccactactactactactactactactactaccactactactactactactactactactactactaccaccaccaccaccaccaccaccaccaccaccaccaccaccactactactactactactactactactactactactactactactactactactactactactactactactactactactactactactactacagtcgaacctcgattaccGGACccgtcgggacctcagtaaaaagtccggataatcgagagtccggataatcgaaaatatgaatattaatgagataacagtgtaaacaaaagaaataaagatagcacatttttaattacaaaagtcttcttctatgaactgcccctatactcatgtacactgtttataaatggaaacctattctgttataaatgaaaacctattcgtcATTTCTAAAAAAGTGAAGCACAGTAGTTTGCTTTAAAGTCTTATAACGAGATCGCACGGCGAAGTCCATCATACGGCGAAGTTGCATGACTTGAACAGGGTCAACAGTGTTCTGTCTTTCCATCCAGGACAAGCACTTTTTAAAACATTCTGCTGCCTGAGAGAACAGATCGCTTTCGCTTCGTAGACATGCCGTCGTTTGTCGTGACCGTTGCGTGCGTTTACATGACCCACGCTCATCGAACTGATCAAGCATGACATTcccttagcaacaaaacaatactgaaccaatcaaaattcagctgaatgcatcagaatgctctttgtcgccgagcgctaaatcttttgaaaccaaagcggtaaatgcgctgttttgaacacatgcacttttcttgattttaaacattttttacctctgagagcttttgagatcaaagcttattaatattcatgaaaaaaacgggaccagagaaaaagtccggataatcgaggtccggataatcgaggttcgactgtactactactactactactactactactactactactactactactactactactactactactactactactactactactactactaccactactactactactactactactactactactactactactactactactactactactactactactactactactactaataataataataataataataattataatggcTGAGTAAGATCAAGGAAGCAATCGCTAGGAAGGTTCCAGTGCCTTCGGAGGGGTCCTGGAGGTTAGAGTGCTCTGAAGCAGTCAAGTGTTTACTcaagaaaagaaactggagCGCCTTGTTAACTATTGGTGGAAGCGCATGCATGTGCTGCATGAGGGGATCACTAAAGCCTTCGTTGCCATCTCTGAAAGCACCGAGGAATATTCCACTTGGTTTTCTGAGGGAAAAACGCGACTCATCCCTAAAACAGGTGAATTCAGCAGCGAGAATCAGCTACCAACAACGTGCTTAAATAACATCTACAAATGGTTCACGTCGTGCCTTCAAACACTAATGGACAATCATTTGAGTGAATTCGACCTGATGGAGAGTGGACAAAGGGGAGCCAGATTGGGCTGCAGT containing:
- the LOC138006009 gene encoding uncharacterized protein; protein product: MYIDDLKVFASSEAKLNRVLKSTSAAIENIGLTWNPKKCNVIHVRKGAQVHDAAGVRLRHEGVVESLDACSTYKFLGVRETVMQDERLALECAAKAYLQRLSLIWISPLSDSNRVTASNQFALPVLSYLMWTQHWPITELRVIDREARKIICENGGKHPLSSTAMLYPPRDKGGRGLRAIEQEYKLTKIKSAIKLYENTDPTMRLVQKFEERASEKGFTSLVKEACKYAEELDTGLNLNYPNPSCSLRQAPDTDILGKKVKGYLRRTVTEKIQEEIESEQWHGRFLCAWWQDEDLSMDECFAWLRERPSAPTYTITGVLELYEQLTPTRVYPNIKTGTSQGEITCRLCGGAAETLAHVLAGCPALAQSKYLERHNAALQVLFFEVCKGLQLMDSVPPWYSLVAPKPVYESPEAQVYWDVPVYAEQSYVKANRVDVRFVDHRRKRVWAVEMSCLWSDNRRKKEREKTEKYAPLRWELRKQYPDYFFS